The Stigmatella aurantiaca DW4/3-1 genome contains the following window.
GGGCCAGCACGTCTCGGTGCGTGCCCTGGAGCCGCTGCTGACGGCCTTCCGGACTGCGCGCAATCCGCTCATCCGCTTGCGCGCGCTGGAGAGTCTCCAGAGCGTACTGCGGGCCCTGCCCCGGGAAGTCGCCGAGTATGAGGTCGCCTCGCGGCTGGAGAGCCTGCGCGAGCGCGCGAGCAGCGCGGAGGTGTACCTCACCATCGCGGCGTTGCTGGATCTGACCGGGCAGCTCGAACTGGCGGCCACCGAGTACCAGCGGGCCTTCGATGCGGGCGCACCGGATCCCGTGGTGCTGCGCCGCTGGGTGCAGCTGCGCCAGGAGCGGCGCCAGCCCTTCTCCGCGGCGGTGGCGGCGCGGCAGCTCGCGCTGTGGTCGCTCGGGGTGGCACGCGAGGAGGAGGTGTCCGCCGAAGGGGGAGTGCCGCTGGCCTCGGCCCGGCAGCTCTGCGCGGCGCTGGAGAACGCGCGCTTCGCCGCGGACGTCATTTCGCGGGTGCGCCAGACGGCGACGGAGTTTCCCGAGGATCTGGAGGGCTTTGGCCTGCTGGCCTCGGATGCGGTGAAGCTCTCGGAGGCCCGGCTGGCGGACGCGGAGCTGCTGCTGCGCGAGCGCAACCCCCACGCCCGCCTGTGCCGGGACAGGCAGGTGCGCGAGCGCCTGGACAGCGCGGTGAAGGAACGCACGGCGGCCGTGGAGGCGGTGGGCTCGAAGCTGCCGAAGATGGCCCCCCTGCTGTGGGCCTTGGTGAAAGACCGGGATCCGGTGCCGGAAGTCCGCGCCGTGGCCGCCGCGAAGCTGAGCGCGCTCGAGGGGCGGGGGAACTGATCGGATTGTCCCTGTCGGCGCCGAGGGGGACGGTTAGAGTTCCAGGCTCATGGCCACGCGCACCTACACGCTCAAGGTCACTCAGGCCAAGCCCCGCCTGCGGATCGACTATGCGGCGCTCCTCAACGAGGAGCAGCTCCGGGCGGTCGAAGCAGGGGAGGGGCCCGCGCTGGTCATCGCTGGGGCGGGGACGGGCAAGACGCGCACGCTGACGTTCCGGGTGGCGCGGCTGCTGGAGCGGGGGATCCCTCCCGAGGGGGTGCTGTTGCTCACCTTCACCAACAAGGCGGCCCGGGAGATGACACGGCGGGTGGAGGAGCTGGCCGGGGGGTTCGTGGACGTGCGCCGGATTCTCGGTGGCACCTTCCACCACGCGGCCCACGCCCTGCTGCGCCAGTTCGCCCCCACGCTGGGGTTTGCCACCTCTTTCACGGTCCTGGACCGGGAGGATGCCAGGGATCTGATGGCCTCGTGTGTCTCCGAGCGGAAGATCTCCCGCGAGCGGCGCTTCCCGCGCGCCGAGGTGGTCCTGGACATGGTCTCCACGGCCATCAATCTGCAGAAGCCGCTGGCGGAGGTGCTGGTGGACCGGCGTCCGCAGTTCCTGCCCCTGGCGGAGGAGGTGCTGGCGGTGGGGCAGCGCTTCCAGCAGCGCAAGCAGCAGATGAACCTGATGGACTTCGACGATCTGCTGTTGCACCTCAAGCGGTTGCTGGCCGAGCACCCCGCAGTGCGCGCCCAGCTCGTCGAGCGGTTCCAGTGCGTTCTGGTGGACGAATACCAGGACACCAACCGCCTCCAGGGCGATCTGGTGGACCTGCTCGTGGGCGAGCGCAAGAACCTGACGGTGGTGGGAGACGACTGCCAGTCCATCTACAGCTTCCGGGGAGCGGACTTCACCAACATCATCGATTTCCCGCAGCGCTATCCGGGCTGCGGCGTGTACCCGCTGACGCGCAACTACCGCTCCACGCCGCAGATCCTCGCGCTGGCCAACGCCTCCATCGCTCTCAACCAGCGCCAGTTTCACAAGCAGCTCACTGCCTCGCGGCAGCCCGGGGTGCCCCCCGTGGTGGTTCCCACCCGGGACACGGACGAGCAGGCCACGTTCGTGGCCCAGCGCATCCTGGAACTGCGCGAGGAGGGGCTGCCGCTGGAGGAGATGGCGGTGCTCTACCGGGCCCACAGCCACTCGCTGGAACTCCAGATCGAGTTGACCCGGCGGGGCATCCCCTTCCGGGTCCGCTCTGGGGTGCGCTTCTTCGAGCAGGCCCACATCAAGGACGTGCTCGCCCACCTGCGCCTGGTCCACAACCCCGGAGACGAGCTGGCCTTCAAACGCGTGGTCAAGCTCGTCTCCGGGGTCGGACAGGCCACGGCGGAAGCCCTGTGGACGGCGCTGGGGGCCCTGCCCGAGGCGGCCTCTCTCAAGGATGCGCTGCGCCACCCGGACGTGAGCGCCCAGGTGCCCCGCCGGGCCTCGGCGGGATTTGCCCGCTTCGCGGCCCTGATGACCCGGCTCACGCGGGAGGATGCGGCCCGGACCCCGGGCCAGCTCATCGAGGATGTGTTGAGGGGAGGGTACGGGGAGTACCTCCGGGACGAGTTCGGAGCCGATGGGCGCCGGGAGGAGGACATCCGCCAGCTGGCGGAGTACGCCGGGCGGTTCGAGGATCTGCCCCGCTTCCTGTCGGAAATTGCCCTGATTTCCGAGTTCTCCGCCGAGGAAGCGGTCGAGACGGAAGCGCCGGACGAGTTCCTGACGCTGTCCACGGTGCACCAGGCCAAGGGGCTGGAGTGGGGGGCGGTCTTCGTGATCTGGCTGGCGGAGGGGCGCTTTCCGATGGTGAATGCCGCCCGGGACGAGGCGGAAGAGGAGGAGGAGCGGCGCCTCTTCTACGTCGCGGTGACCCGGGCCAAGGACGAGCTGGCCTTGACCTACCCGCTGACGACCAACCCCCAGGACGGGACGCGCATCATCGTGAGGCAGTCCCGCTTCATCGAGGAGCTGCCGGTGGGAGAAGAGGCGCCCTACGACCGGCTCATCCTCGAGGAGCTGGAGACGCCGGAGCTTCCCCGCCTGGAGGGAGGGAAGGCCCCCAAGCCGGGACCGGATGCCCTGGACTAGCAGGACAGTACAGAAACGCGCATAGCGTACCCTGACGTGATACAGAGTCGGACGGGCGGTGAGCTTCCCAGGCCGGCCCTGCGACCTCATGGCGGATAAACCTCGAATCGTCGGGATTGACCTAGGCACGACCAACACGCTGGTCGCGTCCGTGCGCAACCGCATCCCGAAGATTGTCCCGACTGATCGGGGCAATCTCATCCTGCCGTCGGTGGTCGCGCTGTCGGCCAAGGGGGACCTGCTGGTCGGAGGGGTGGCCAAGGACCAAATGGTCACCAACCCCAAGAACACGCTCTATGGCACCAAGCGCCTCATCGGGCGCAAGTACCACTCCAAGGTGGTCGAGGAGCTCAAGAGCTACTTCAACTACGACATCGTCGAGGGCCCTGACGGGGACGCGGCGGTGATGCTCGGCGGGACGATGTACACCCTGCCGCACGTCTCCAGCCTGATCCTCGGACAGATCAAGACCATTGCCGAGCAGTTCCTCGGTGGCCCCATCACCGAGGCGGTCATCTCGGTCCCGGCCTACTACAACGACAACCAGCGCAACGCCGTGAAGGAAGCGGGCCGCCTGGCCGGTTTCGACGTCAAGCGCATCGTCAGCGAGCCCACCGCGGCGGCCCTGGCCTACGGCTTCAACCGGGGCCTGAACCAGAAGATCCTCGTCTACGATCTGGGCGGAGGCACCTTCGACGTCTCGGTGCTTCAACTCAACGGCAACGTCTTCGAGGTGCTCGCCACGGGCGGTGACACCTTCCTGGGCGGCGTGGACTTCGACAACCGGGTGATGGACTACCTGCTGGCGCAGTTCTACGAGCAGACCAAGGTGGACCTCTCGCAGAACCCCGCCGCCCTGCCGCGCATCAAGAACGCCGCGGAGAGCGCGAAGATCGATCTCACCCTGCGCCTCAACGTCCTCATCGAGCTGCCCTACGTCGGGGAGCGCAAGGGCAAGCCCCTGGACTTGCGCATTCCCCTGACCCGCGACGAGCTCAACGATCTCACGAAGGATCTGGTGGAGCGCACCTTCACGATCTGCGACCGGGTGCTGGAAGAGAAGGGCCTCAAGCCCTCGGAGATCGACGAGATCATCCTGGTGGGGGGCCAGAGCCGCATGCCGCTGGTACAGCAGCGGATCCAGGAGCACTTCGGCAAGCCGCCGCGCAAGGGTGTCCACCCGGACGAGTGCGTGGCGCTGGGCGCTGCGCTGCTGGGCGACTCGCTGGGCAGCATTGACTCGGTGGAGCTGTTCGATGCCCTGTCCATGCCCATCAGCTACGGGTTGCCCGACGGACGGGTGAAGCACATCATCGAGAAGAACGTGCAGGGGCCCCTGACGCGCAGCTTCCGCCTGCCTTCCCCCGTGGATCCCAGCTCGCCCTACATCGAGATGGACATCTTCCAGGGCGACAGCGACTACATGGTGGACAATGAGTACCTGGGGACGGTGCGCGTTGCCGCGGCCTCGGCGGGACGGAAGATCGACTTCCACCTGACGGCGGAGTGTCTCCTTCAGGTGCTGGTGGAGGATCCCACCAAGTCACCCCCCATGAATCCGCTGGCCCTGGCGACGCGGGACACGCCCGAGATCTTGAAGAAGGCCATTGAGGAGGCCCTGTCGCGTGAGCCTCCTCCAGAGGATGAGCCAAAGAAGGCGAGCGGGGGGCTCTTCTCCAGCCTGACCCGGGTCTTCCGCAGGAAATAAGGGGGCGAGATGCCGATATTCCCGTCGAAGGAATGGTGTGAGGAAGCGGTGCGCCTCACCAATGCGGACCCCGAGGCCACACAGGCCGGGCAAGGCTGGAAGGGGGACTTCGGAGCCGTGGTGGAGGCCGAGCCAGGCAAGCTGGACCGGATCTTCGTGGCATACCTCGTCCCCCAGGACGGCCGCATCGTGAAGCTGCACGTGCTGGCCGACCCGGACGATCTGGATGAGTTCGATCCCGCCTATGTGGCGCGGGCCCCCTATTCGGTGTGGAAGCAGCTCCTGCAGGGCACCCTGGATCCGGTGGAGGCGGTGCTCCGGCGCCGCATCGCCGTGAAGGGGGACTTGCAGCCGCTCATCGAGCGGATGCGGTTCAAGGGCATCGCGGACCGCGTGTTCGCGCAGCTCAAGACGGAATTCGCGGACGAGCGGTGAAGGAAGGAGCGACACGGCGATGGGCATCGGCAGCGATCTGAAGAAGCGGGCCCTGGGACTCTCGGCCAAGGCGGTGGAGCGGCTCATGGCGGACGAGAAGCGCGCCATGCAGATCGCCGACGCCATCGGGAAGGTGCAGCGGGGCAAGCAGGCGCTCGACAAGGGGCACGAGGAGCTGATGAAGGCGCTCCATGTCGCCACCCCGGGCGACTTCAAGACCGTGGGCAAGAGGCTCTCGGGGCTCAAGCGCCGCCTGCGGGAACTGGACGAGAAGCTGGACGAGCTCTCGCGGAAGTGAGCCCCGGCACGAGGGGGGCGATTCGAAAGGGGGAGCGAGAAATAGCGTTGACAGGCGAGGGCGGCGGATGGCATTTACCCCCGCGTCGCACACGGCACGGGCGTATAGCTCAGCGGTAGAGCACTGCCTTCACACGGCAGGGGTCGCAGGTTCAAACCCTGCTGCGCCCACTCGAGAGAGGCCGGACCTTCAGGGGATTTCCCCACAAGGTCCGGCCTCTTCTTTTTTGCCCGCGCTCAGATGCGCACGCCCACCAGCAGCCCAGGCCAGAGGCGATCCGAGGCGGGGCCACGTTCCACCTCCCACTGCGGGAGCCAGCTCACGCTCCGGTCCTCGGTCTCCTTCGGCACGTCGTAGTAGTGCAGCGCGACTCCCGCGAAGAGGGCCAGCCGCCGCTTCAGCTCCCACCCCACCATCACCCGCATCTGGCCGAGGGCATGCGAGGGCGACTTCTCCGAGAGCTTCTCGTGCCACTTGCCCCAGCTCAGGTCCACGTCGAGGTAGTGCTGCGGCGCGAAGGGGACATGGAGGCCGAGGCCCAGGTGCGTGAAGCTGCGGTACGTCTTCTTCCAGGGCTGAGCGCCGTAGCCGATCAGGACGTAGACGTGTCGGCTTCCGTACTTCAGGCCCAGGTTCAGCAAGGCGATGTCGTCCGCCCAGACCTCGAAGCTCAGCCGCCCTTTGCGCACGATGCTGAGCAGGCCGATGGGCACCGTGACATCGTCGGCGATGTTGAGCAGCCCCAGTTGCAGGCCCCGGATCTCGTTGCCCACGTTGATGAGGCCGATCTGCGTCCCGGTGGCATCCCCGGCGAGGTTGATGAGGCCCAACTGCACGCCCTTCAGCGTCTCCGCCGCATTGACGCCCGCGGCCATCTGGAAGCCGCGCATCACCGCCTCTGTCCGGTTGGCGGTGCCGCTGAGCTGGAGCCCGGTGAAGGAGCCCTCGACGCTGTTGATGAGGCTGGCCACCTGCACGCCCTGTCCATCGCCGAAGGCGAGGTTGCCTCCGAGGGCCACCTGGGCTCCCCACACCTCGCCGCCCGCCACGTTGACGAGCCCCGAGGCCTGGAGCCCCTCCATGGTCCCATCCACCCAGCTGACCCCCGCCGCCAGCCCCATTCCCCGGAGCTGAAGGGAGCGGGCGGCCAGCACCCCGATCGAGACGTGGTTGAGGCTGCGAGGCCCCAGGAGCGTGTTGGTGGCCAGGGGCGGTATCAACGAGAGGTTCATGGCCACGGAAGGGGTGTCCACGGAGGCCACCGCCTCCCCGGGGGGGCCGTTCCCCCCGCGTTGGGCCGTGCGCACCAGCGTCATCGGCACGAAGTCCACGGCGCGCAGCACGGCGTCGCCCTGGCTGGCCACCACCAGCTCGGCTTCGAAGCGTTTGCCGGGGCGCTCCAAGGTGACATGGTACCGGCCCGGATCCAGGCCCAGCACCAGGCTTCGTCCGGAGGACTTTTGCAACTCCGCGACGAGCTGGTTGCCCCAGTTTCGCAGGAAGAGGCGGCCCTCCACGTCCTCCGCCAGGTTCAGCCGGGCCAGGGAGCCACGCAGGTCCGTCATCACCAACTCCCCGCTGCCCGCGAGCTGGATGTCGTAGGCGGCATGCTGGGGGCCGCTCTGGCTGCGCTCCGTGCGCGCCAGCGTCTCGTGGTAGGCGAACTGATACGCCTCGTTCAGCGTGACGCGATCATCTCT
Protein-coding sequences here:
- a CDS encoding ATP-dependent helicase → MATRTYTLKVTQAKPRLRIDYAALLNEEQLRAVEAGEGPALVIAGAGTGKTRTLTFRVARLLERGIPPEGVLLLTFTNKAAREMTRRVEELAGGFVDVRRILGGTFHHAAHALLRQFAPTLGFATSFTVLDREDARDLMASCVSERKISRERRFPRAEVVLDMVSTAINLQKPLAEVLVDRRPQFLPLAEEVLAVGQRFQQRKQQMNLMDFDDLLLHLKRLLAEHPAVRAQLVERFQCVLVDEYQDTNRLQGDLVDLLVGERKNLTVVGDDCQSIYSFRGADFTNIIDFPQRYPGCGVYPLTRNYRSTPQILALANASIALNQRQFHKQLTASRQPGVPPVVVPTRDTDEQATFVAQRILELREEGLPLEEMAVLYRAHSHSLELQIELTRRGIPFRVRSGVRFFEQAHIKDVLAHLRLVHNPGDELAFKRVVKLVSGVGQATAEALWTALGALPEAASLKDALRHPDVSAQVPRRASAGFARFAALMTRLTREDAARTPGQLIEDVLRGGYGEYLRDEFGADGRREEDIRQLAEYAGRFEDLPRFLSEIALISEFSAEEAVETEAPDEFLTLSTVHQAKGLEWGAVFVIWLAEGRFPMVNAARDEAEEEEERRLFYVAVTRAKDELALTYPLTTNPQDGTRIIVRQSRFIEELPVGEEAPYDRLILEELETPELPRLEGGKAPKPGPDALD
- a CDS encoding Hsp70 family protein, which encodes MADKPRIVGIDLGTTNTLVASVRNRIPKIVPTDRGNLILPSVVALSAKGDLLVGGVAKDQMVTNPKNTLYGTKRLIGRKYHSKVVEELKSYFNYDIVEGPDGDAAVMLGGTMYTLPHVSSLILGQIKTIAEQFLGGPITEAVISVPAYYNDNQRNAVKEAGRLAGFDVKRIVSEPTAAALAYGFNRGLNQKILVYDLGGGTFDVSVLQLNGNVFEVLATGGDTFLGGVDFDNRVMDYLLAQFYEQTKVDLSQNPAALPRIKNAAESAKIDLTLRLNVLIELPYVGERKGKPLDLRIPLTRDELNDLTKDLVERTFTICDRVLEEKGLKPSEIDEIILVGGQSRMPLVQQRIQEHFGKPPRKGVHPDECVALGAALLGDSLGSIDSVELFDALSMPISYGLPDGRVKHIIEKNVQGPLTRSFRLPSPVDPSSPYIEMDIFQGDSDYMVDNEYLGTVRVAAASAGRKIDFHLTAECLLQVLVEDPTKSPPMNPLALATRDTPEILKKAIEEALSREPPPEDEPKKASGGLFSSLTRVFRRK
- a CDS encoding SCP2 sterol-binding domain-containing protein, yielding MPIFPSKEWCEEAVRLTNADPEATQAGQGWKGDFGAVVEAEPGKLDRIFVAYLVPQDGRIVKLHVLADPDDLDEFDPAYVARAPYSVWKQLLQGTLDPVEAVLRRRIAVKGDLQPLIERMRFKGIADRVFAQLKTEFADER
- a CDS encoding caspase family protein, which codes for MMGETVAGTWRCAALVVAVLCLLGAAEATAAPLEEPRAAIRRYALLVGSSQGGAGREQLRYTGSDALALSQVMEELGGVSAGDRLLLLEADRASVVTAISRMRQLTASAQPSEGRKELVFYYSGHSDAEGLLPRGELLPYAELRRLLSEVPVDVRIAIVDSCGSGALTRSKGGIRRPSFLSDLSSQVRGHAFLASSSADEVAQEADSIGASFFTHFLISGLRGAADANRDDRVTLNEAYQFAYHETLARTERSQSGPQHAAYDIQLAGSGELVMTDLRGSLARLNLAEDVEGRLFLRNWGNQLVAELQKSSGRSLVLGLDPGRYHVTLERPGKRFEAELVVASQGDAVLRAVDFVPMTLVRTAQRGGNGPPGEAVASVDTPSVAMNLSLIPPLATNTLLGPRSLNHVSIGVLAARSLQLRGMGLAAGVSWVDGTMEGLQASGLVNVAGGEVWGAQVALGGNLAFGDGQGVQVASLINSVEGSFTGLQLSGTANRTEAVMRGFQMAAGVNAAETLKGVQLGLINLAGDATGTQIGLINVGNEIRGLQLGLLNIADDVTVPIGLLSIVRKGRLSFEVWADDIALLNLGLKYGSRHVYVLIGYGAQPWKKTYRSFTHLGLGLHVPFAPQHYLDVDLSWGKWHEKLSEKSPSHALGQMRVMVGWELKRRLALFAGVALHYYDVPKETEDRSVSWLPQWEVERGPASDRLWPGLLVGVRI